In the genome of Cryptosporangium aurantiacum, the window GAGGCGGCCCAACCGCTGGCGCCCAGGGCCAGCGCCCGCGACGAGTCGGTCCCGAACGCACGGCCGCCCGCCAGCGTCGGAATCCCCGCCTCGGCGGCTGCTTCGACGATGCGGCGGGCTGCGGGCAGCGCCGCCGACATCGAACAGCTCACCGCGACGACGTCCGGGTCGAGGCGGTGGAGGTAGCCGGCCAAGTGTTGGGCAGGCGTCGAGGCGCCGAGGAACGTCGTCCGCCAGCCGAAGTGCCGCAGCGACTCGGCGACGATCCGGGCGGCGAGCGCGTGCCACTCCCGCTCGGCGCACGCGACCACTGCGTAACCGCGAGGCGCGACCGGCTCCGGGATCCAGGCTCCGACCGTCCCGACGGCGGCCTCGCTGATCACGGTCGCCGCGTGCTCCTGGGCGACCGTGTACTCGCCGCTCTGCCAGCGGTCGCCGACCGCCTCCTGGGCCGGGGTGATCAACTCGAGCAACACGTCGACCGGGTCCATGCCGCCGTCGAGCAGGTCGCCGACCACCTCCACGGCCATGCGACGGTCGGCGGCGTCGAGCGCCTTGGCGTAGTTCTCCCGGACTTCGTCGGTCACGGTCGT includes:
- a CDS encoding cobalamin B12-binding domain-containing protein, yielding MTDEVRENYAKALDAADRRMAVEVVGDLLDGGMDPVDVLLELITPAQEAVGDRWQSGEYTVAQEHAATVISEAAVGTVGAWIPEPVAPRGYAVVACAEREWHALAARIVAESLRHFGWRTTFLGASTPAQHLAGYLHRLDPDVVAVSCSMSAALPAARRIVEAAAEAGIPTLAGGRAFGTDSSRALALGASGWAASPREAADVLALLRPVAEPVPALAHAGAEEQSELLIRNRELAVQVLDAWLAALGEIGADRLVGLDAEAEYAVDHALHALAAALLTDDVTILRDGREWLTTLLAARGCHRNAVPALWDVLSRTAGSQLPIAARLLRETVQ